From the Leishmania braziliensis MHOM/BR/75/M2904 contig, possible fusion of chromosomes 20 and 34 genome, the window AAACTATTTCGCGAAGATGTTGAGGGCTCCGCGTATCTGATTCCCACTCGttccacctctgccgcagTGGAGCCGCTCTtgtgctctcctctcttACCACTCTCTAGCACCTCAACTCGAAAGGTCGCGGCGTCACCCGAGACGCGCGGGATGCGTATTTTACTCTTCTTTGACGACAAGCGCAACGCGCCTGTCGTCGTGGTGAACAAGCTGTTCCGCCTGTTCATAATGCCGGGGCTGTGCAGCCTCACCTCCTCCGAAGACGACACCACAGAAGTGCTGAACAACGAAATGACAGCGAAAGCAGGCACGGCTCACCCGAACCCTCCTGCGCACAAGTCGGGTGCCGGGCGCACGGGCAACTCGGAGAAGAACCTGCTCCTTCTTATTCAAGTCCAGTTTTCGCTCTTTTTGGAGGAAGATGCGGAAGTTCGGTGGAAGTGGTGGAAGCTGTAGGGAAGAAGCTTGTCAGTGGCTCATCTGAGTCGCCGCTGTCCCTCGTTCTTATCTGGCTCACAAAACGGTCGTCGCTCATATGCCCtacttccctctccccctccccgtgaGGACCTTTATGTATATGTGTGGGTTCACTAAAACAACTGTCGTCCTCGCAGAAGTATCTGCTACACCggtctctccccttccttccttccttcccttcctccccctccatgATACCATTGCCATCGCATGAAAGAAGAATACCCTTTCGACCATTGCGGCACTTAAGTGTCAGCTGTGGGTCGTGGTGTGTTGGGGTGCAGTGCTCTCGATGAGCCTTGTGTTTGCTGGTGTGTACCATACCACCTGGCTGCGCACTCCTGTCtttgccccctccctttcctctttaAGGAAGGCGGTATTCGCGTGGGCAACCGGATGTTGTGTGTTCTCGCGTATGCTTTGTTCTTATTTCAGTCGTCGAGGGGGAGTTTCTGTGAACCCACATTATGCGAACTGAGTCAGTCTCAAGTGGTGCACTGACAGCTCTCTCGTCACACACAATTACCTCCTTTAAAAGAGTGATGCGCTAGCATGGCTTTTTGTATTCAAGCCTGCCGCTCACCTCTGCATCGTCAcctgtcctctctctttccacaACCTCCATTGCGCTGCTGTCTTCTCACGGAcccgccaccccctcactTCCTGGTCCCTACATGTGCGCACATCGGCATGTATGTGTCTTGTCTGCAGTCCTCACATTCATCTACTTGGTATCAACAAGCCGCAGCACGCATTCGCACGGTGACCCGTAGTGAAGTACGTCAACGCTATTTGCATATTTGCCCCAACACTGCATCCTTGGCGCCCACATCGGCGCGGCGCACATTGAGGTTTTCTACAATTATCGatctccccccacccctttaAGACCTCGTCGGTATAAccccttctttttctggctttcttcttctctgttgGGTATCTATTTATTTACCCTGTGAGCGTGGAGGTAGGCAAGGACCTACCGGTTGCTCACGGCAGTAGCGTAAAGTTGCTTGCCGGTGTAGCGACGTCCGTTATCGAGGCCGACGAGTctgtccctctctttctcgttctctctttctctttgtgtgtgtgtgtgtgtgtgtgtgtccgcaAGTGGGGGAGTGtcggtggggaggggggccatCAAAAACagagcgaaaagggaaaggtgGCGTGTGGTGTGGGGTTTTTCTGCGTCTCTTTGTGCTCTCACCGTCTCCATATATACGTCCGCCACGACGCGGTGGGgacaaggcagagaaggccGCGGAAAAATTTTTTCCCGCCTCTTCAATCAGGACAGACGGGCAGGCGCAACACAAACAAGCCAAAAAGAGGGGTGCATCTCATCAGGGCCGTTACACTTCAGTGCCGTCGTGGGGCTCGGGCAGGTGACCCTGGCCTTTGGAAGCGTCTCCTTTAGCgacacctctctccctctctctctatccgTGTTGTTTCTGTTTTTTGCTTGCTTGGATTGTGCCATCACTGCTCCCTTCccttcgttgttgttgttggtcGTGTGCTGGAGTTTCGTGTTCCTGTTGTGTCTGCAGTAGCACACTGTGTCCTTGATAGTGTATGACTGTTCTTCCTGGAGCGCCAAGAACTTCACTGCTCCGCCGACGCTTTCCCTCCACGAAAGAGCTGCCCTCTCCACTGTGGCATTGCCATCGCATATCTAACAGGCGCTAAAGTATATCCCTGGAAAGGAGACTACGTTTAAAAAGGCGAGAACGTGCAGTTTGGAActacccctcctcccccctgtcAGCTTTTTGCTACCGccttcacccccctccccccacctcccctgcATCTCTTTGTTGCTGCGGCTTCCCTGTTCGCTTTCCCTGTCACCTAGTTTGGACCGTCATTCCCCTAGACGCGCTCGGTTGTCTTACCCCTTTCCGCTTGGACGAGCCGAAAAATCTCACTGCGAGAGGAGTTTCCGTGCATCTCAGAGCCGGTATCGAGGTGGGCGGCGCTCTCCTCGGGCTCTGCCTCTGACAAGTATCTACCACTCTGCACTCCTGTGTGGTAGTGTGTCCTCCAGAACAGGGAGACAGGAAGaagtgaaggagagcggcagGGTGGGGGAAAGGCGCCTGCCATGCCAAGCAAGACCCTGATGGCTGTCGAGGTCAAAGCGTCACGAAGTCGCTCTACCTTTCTCGTGCACGGTGTACTGCGGCGCATCCCGGGCTACGCCTTCTTTCTGATTCACTTATGCTTTGTACACATCCTGTGGGGCCAATTGGTGGACCAACTCTTCAACTCGACGATCACATTCACGAGTACCAACATCACCAAAACTGACCTCGTCAAGGATGCATTCATTCGTGTGTGGAACGGGATTTGTCGGTCTGTAGACCAGACCCTGCTGCACGGACTAGTGGACGTGTTCAAGACCAGTGGTGGTACGGGAACGGCAGGCGCGCTCGCGGCGTCACGGGAAGGCCTTGCCTTCTTGTGGAAGTCACCGTCGAGCATGGTGCTCTTCTTCGGGCTTGCATTCATCTCTCTGAACAGTGTACTTGCTGCGTTGCGGCTCTTCACCGGTTTCCTCAGCAGTCTCACAGCGCTGTGTCGGAGTCGACGGCAGCTGGTGCGGAGCGGCTCGCGGAAGCCGGTACCACTACACATCACCGTGCGATATGGCAACGGATACGACAGCGTGCTTCGTCTCGCCCTGGCTGCTGTCGAGCTGACCTGGTTCATGAGCTACCCTGGGCTGAACTCGGCGGCAACCGTGAAGAGCACTGCGGACAAGACGTGGCGCGCGCCTGGGGTGGCGGAGCCGACGTACGCTTCTCTGCGCCAACTGCAGATACGTCAACAAGCCATTGCCAGCTTCCAGATTGAGGCCTcactgcttctccctccgcAGCTGTTCGACTCGACGGCCGACGCCATTGCAGCTGGCGTGCTTGTGATCATTTTTGTGAAGGTGGTACTGGGAGTGATTGTGGCACTGGATGCGCAGCGGCTCTTCCACGCACTTGTCGGGGTGCGGCCCCTTTTCATCCCCAACGGGTGGGAGCGGTGCCCTGTGTGTGGTGCTCTCTGGAAGCGGTCCCGCGAGGCCGCCAACGCGGCCCACCTGTGTCCGAACATTTTCACTGCCACACCGTTGCTTGCAGGCTGCTCTCTAGGCGCGACAGTGTCGGActcagaggaggaagacatgCGAGAACAAGTCCCTGGCAGGATGCGGCGGGACGTGAGTGACTGTAGGCGCATTGGTCTGCCAACAGAGGCAACCCATCGCCCTGGTGACGCTTTTCCCGACCCGAACAAAACCTCGTTTGCCTCGCTGGCAACGGACAGCTGGGTCAGTCCTCTCCTGAACTTCACTctgctctcccccctcaACACCTTCTCGCCTCCACGCTTGTCCTCCATCATCGACGACGGACGTGACCATTGGcgtgcactgctgcgtgTTGTGGACCGACTACCGCGACTGCCACGCTCTCTGTGGACGCGGGACAGGATCGACGAGCCAGGATGGGTGCtgtggcagcgacggcacgaGCTTCCTTTtcgcagagaagaggggtggCTGGAGCGCAGTTTTATGACCATCACAGGACCTATCCGCCGCGTCCTGTCGCGTGCCTTCGCagtcttcttcctccctccctcttcgcgAGGAGCAGGTACCCGCCAGGACGAGTTTGGTACGGTCCGGCGTGGCTCTTCGCTTTTTCGAGTGTTTCTGCGCCACCCCAGCGGCCGTCAGTTTGTGTTCACTTGTGTCCCGCTGAAGCTGACGCATGacctgctgtcgctgctggctCCGCGAGTCGTGAAGTCACTGGTGGCCTTTCTGAAGGAGGTGAGCGTATCGAACACCAGTGTACGTCAGAGCTACCTTGGTCGCGGCCTTCTAATTTGTCTGAGTCTCATTCTGGTTCTGTCGCTTCAAGCTCTCTTTTTCCAGCTGTACCTGACCCATCTGTACGTCGCATGCCTCAAGTCCGCCTCTGCACTGAAGACGTTACTGCTGCGGCAGTCTCTGGCAACCCCCTTGGCGTacactggcggcggcagaaggGCCGTGTCACTGCGGACACCGGACCGCCTGCAGTCCTCCCGTCGCCAGAGTGAGAACAacaggaaagggaaagaggcgtCGTCCTTGCCGACGGTCAAACCAGCAGCTGAAGAAgtgaccaccaccaccaccaccaccgccaccgccaccaccgccaccgcctcgctgTCACGTGAGGGCGAAGTCATGGCACTTATCACCGTCGACATCACCAACTGTTCAGACTGCCTCATCTTCTTGCACAACGTGTGGGGGCACCCCTTTGTGATTATATCATCCCTGATGAGTATGCACACGTACGTGGGGCTCTTCTCTACGCTCGCCACGTTTGCCGCCCTCATTGCGCTCATTCCGCTGaaccgcagcagtgccgcccgTGTGCGcatagcgcagcagcaagccAAGAACAACGAGTCTCGCCTCAGTGATctcaccgccgccttctcgTCAATGCGCACAGTGAAGTCCATGGCACTCGAAGAGTGCCTTGTGGGACGTGTGGAGGAAGCCCGCGTGCGAGAGAGTGATGGAACGAAGCGCGTTGGACGAGCAGAaagcgtcgctgctgcacaaaCAGAGGTGACAACGTTGCTGGTCGCGCTCGTGTGCTGCGGGTCGTACCTTCTCACTGGTGGCGCCATggacgcggcggtgctggtgccaacgatggcagcgctgcaggtgaTGCGGTTCCCTGTCTGGACGCTGCCGCAACTCTATTCGCAGGTCTCTCGTGGCTACACCTCGATGCAGCGCATTGAGCGCTTTCTCTCCGAGCACGAAGTCGGCGAGaacgccagcgccgcctaCGTAGAACATCTCCTACGTCAGCACAACGGCAAGGGTGCGGCGAGAGAGGTGCTGCCGTCAGTCACCGTACCTGTGAGGGTGGGCGAAGTGCGATGCGAGCGTGGAACATTCGCATGGAACACGCAGGCAGCTGTGGCAGATCAAATGGCCTTCGACAGCGCGCTCTGCTACAGCTCCAAGCAAAGCCCCAAGCGTCACCTCCGCTCACCGGGCACCGCGTGCAAGGAAAGTGACCGGAGAGTGGAAGAGGATACCAATTCAAGCCCCACGCACAACACGTATAGAAGTCCGCTGGATAATGGCTCTCGCACTGTCGTTCTACACGACATTGACCTCGACATCTTGCCTGGTGAGTTTGTCGTGTTGCATGGCCCCACAGGGTGCGGCAAAAGCGCCCTACTGCTTTCCATGCTGGGAGAGCTGTACGTTGTACCCAACGACAATCACGTCGCGAGCGCGAGAAGCACGACAGCAACGCCGTCTGAAACAAGGGTTTTGCCCGATTGTCAGGGATTTCAGGTGGGCGGTCGTGTGGTGTACTGTGCCGAGGTGCCATGGTTGCGCCAGGGGACTATGCGCGAGAACAttcgcctcctctctgaCGACGTCCCCGAGAGcgcgacggagagagagtggTACAATCGCGTGGTCGAAGCCTGCGCCCTCAAGAGTGACATCGAAGCACTGGCGAAGGGTGATCGCACCATGGT encodes:
- a CDS encoding ABC transporter-like protein gives rise to the protein MPSKTLMAVEVKASRSRSTFLVHGVLRRIPGYAFFLIHLCFVHILWGQLVDQLFNSTITFTSTNITKTDLVKDAFIRVWNGICRSVDQTLLHGLVDVFKTSGGTGTAGALAASREGLAFLWKSPSSMVLFFGLAFISLNSVLAALRLFTGFLSSLTALCRSRRQLVRSGSRKPVPLHITVRYGNGYDSVLRLALAAVELTWFMSYPGLNSAATVKSTADKTWRAPGVAEPTYASLRQLQIRQQAIASFQIEASLLLPPQLFDSTADAIAAGVLVIIFVKVVLGVIVALDAQRLFHALVGVRPLFIPNGWERCPVCGALWKRSREAANAAHLCPNIFTATPLLAGCSLGATVSDSEEEDMREQVPGRMRRDVSDCRRIGLPTEATHRPGDAFPDPNKTSFASLATDSWVSPLLNFTLLSPLNTFSPPRLSSIIDDGRDHWRALLRVVDRLPRLPRSLWTRDRIDEPGWVLWQRRHELPFRREEGWLERSFMTITGPIRRVLSRAFAVFFLPPSSRGAGTRQDEFGTVRRGSSLFRVFLRHPSGRQFVFTCVPLKLTHDLLSLLAPRVVKSLVAFLKEVSVSNTSVRQSYLGRGLLICLSLILVLSLQALFFQLYLTHLYVACLKSASALKTLLLRQSLATPLAYTGGGRRAVSLRTPDRLQSSRRQSENNRKGKEASSLPTVKPAAEEVTTTTTTTATATTATASLSREGEVMALITVDITNCSDCLIFLHNVWGHPFVIISSLMSMHTYVGLFSTLATFAALIALIPLNRSSAARVRIAQQQAKNNESRLSDLTAAFSSMRTVKSMALEECLVGRVEEARVRESDGTKRVGRAESVAAAQTEVTTLLVALVCCGSYLLTGGAMDAAVLVPTMAALQVMRFPVWTLPQLYSQVSRGYTSMQRIERFLSEHEVGENASAAYVEHLLRQHNGKGAAREVLPSVTVPVRVGEVRCERGTFAWNTQAAVADQMAFDSALCYSSKQSPKRHLRSPGTACKESDRRVEEDTNSSPTHNTYRSPLDNGSRTVVLHDIDLDILPGEFVVLHGPTGCGKSALLLSMLGELYVVPNDNHVASARSTTATPSETRVLPDCQGFQVGGRVVYCAEVPWLRQGTMRENIRLLSDDVPESATEREWYNRVVEACALKSDIEALAKGDRTMVGEGGSKLSGGQRARVALARAVYRYSETDVFIFDDVLSALDVEVQKHIIAYLFHGLLCAAGESSPAPQRRTKTVVLATHAAVSLLMPNRVFHLRPDGTLHEDMTHQALTEDQVHQRKSAWRNATAAAAAMEQRRSIHHQAAGAEAADSSTYQNNPTPPLFTKPNQVTEASRKSSAMSSVQTPAAGIDSLLPRASDLHRLFIEYIGGGRFLCFFALSVSMQLFRTLMDNWLGVYISLYDKRNAAYETILRSTKSQRARKFMLDMLSLVVRRGDKSTPAPAPPSPVVHVLTMFGVPVLWRNPFVLDTVVAQFLGTYAFIGFSAALLSTIRTDYFFRSYQRMADALQLHAVRKLFKAPVSYFDRIPSSRLLQILSRDQEVVDRALSETIQLIFLTILQLLGMVCFNAIHFGPFIAVLPISALLFYHLTVRFLSFSKQVRALEGVLQSRSVAVMRDAVNGAITIRAFGSVLKDQLVQEMNEALDAVHVAAHAGLTADRWVALRLEFVAVTLTSVLALLSVLTVCLSATTSAGSAAFAGLGIISSMTASRSLSMLCRRFGMFQNQFVSAEQLLRLEEEVPTDAPAVAEGRSEEEASVLELRAASEPDTNLLLDVRHLCAKYQPQLPWVLKDICFTLHAGECVGLIGRTGNGKSSLFNALLGLMDVVEGEIRIPGALFSSSPQPKAQLNALHLPQHELRKNYFQLVSQEPLLLQGTYRSNLVLGFRGDSAAPREASGESWVTADAEALDARLSAVLRKVALDELLEPPYAAPVSGQSAVTGADGEVASSATQDAEESASDTIASPSGTVDAATRALDHVVTAGGTNLSAGQRQMLCLARAILHRPRVVLLDEVSSRVDRRTDDLIQRVIKEEMLGRDGEGDDNGNAVKSGVLLIAHRLETILSLCDSVIVIEKGRCVAHLSKEEVKCLEDLESYL